The following coding sequences are from one uncultured Desulfobacter sp. window:
- a CDS encoding cytoplasmic protein: MKKDTHQFIQEYDGMAAFGMDRASDEETIIFYLQKFSEDTFIKALLPRLSDKELEDIYDWVNTYIKKHMSEDEYHSLFLKDR, translated from the coding sequence ATGAAAAAAGACACCCACCAGTTTATTCAGGAATACGACGGCATGGCAGCCTTTGGCATGGACAGAGCAAGCGATGAGGAGACAATCATCTTCTATTTGCAGAAATTCAGTGAGGATACCTTTATCAAAGCGCTTTTACCAAGGCTTTCCGATAAAGAACTTGAAGATATTTATGACTGGGTCAACACATATATCAAAAAACACATGTCCGAAGATGAGTATCACAGTCTGTTTTTAAAAGACCGTTAA
- a CDS encoding cache domain-containing protein, translating into MRKLTLKAKLIAGGVVAAILPLAVVGLFSIIESSGALVGIAEGQAKLTAENLANMVDLSMRQEVEKTEAMASEFYIQEIAKGSDDETVVNAAETYLASVYKKIGEKYVFFFVTDSAGQVIADSDYGKYRQQNMNLADREYFQAAKSGKSIVSEPVALKVSGLPIFVVAIPLQDGAGAFAGILGVSVKLSYLSEEIIHVKMGETGYPFMVGNDGVFIAHPVEDYIFDLNISKLEGMEEINKKSLAQESGVEKYRFKGTDKIAGFAHVPLTGWRLVVTQNESEFLAPVVTIRNMVLAAGAIFLVLTVLAILWFVKGIMGLLGHDPSEIAKVANQIAAGDLTYEFPTTGKALTGVYASMQQMTNNLKHMFNDISQGIHTLTSSSTELSAVSKEMTAGAEKSSQKANNVSSAAEEMATAMNSVAAATEQTSANLQMIVAATEEMSVTINEISSNTAKGSQTTGQAVEKAEHISSKVDDLGRAAAEISKVTEAIADISEQTNLLALNATIEAARAGEAGKGFAVVAGEIKELAKQTALATDEIGQRIGEVQSTTTESVNAIKEIVEIIDDVNSIVTSVATAIEEQSATTQEISNNVSQAAAGVQEVNENVTQTSVVAGEVTEDVHHVSESADEISAGSVHINESALELSKLSESLNEMVSRFKL; encoded by the coding sequence ATGAGAAAATTGACGTTAAAAGCAAAATTAATTGCCGGTGGTGTGGTGGCGGCAATCCTGCCGTTGGCCGTCGTGGGGTTGTTTTCGATAATTGAATCTTCCGGCGCACTGGTCGGCATTGCCGAGGGCCAGGCCAAGCTGACCGCCGAGAATCTTGCCAACATGGTTGATCTTTCCATGAGACAGGAAGTTGAAAAAACCGAGGCCATGGCATCGGAATTCTATATCCAGGAAATAGCCAAAGGATCGGACGATGAAACGGTGGTGAACGCTGCAGAGACTTATTTGGCTTCAGTTTATAAAAAGATCGGGGAAAAGTATGTCTTCTTTTTTGTAACCGATTCCGCCGGTCAGGTTATCGCTGACAGTGATTATGGTAAATACAGGCAGCAGAACATGAACCTGGCAGACAGAGAGTATTTCCAGGCTGCCAAATCAGGAAAAAGTATTGTAAGTGAGCCTGTTGCTTTAAAGGTAAGCGGTCTGCCCATCTTTGTGGTTGCCATTCCTTTACAGGACGGCGCCGGTGCATTTGCCGGAATCCTGGGTGTCTCGGTAAAGCTTTCATATTTGTCCGAGGAAATCATACATGTCAAAATGGGGGAGACCGGCTATCCTTTTATGGTGGGTAACGACGGTGTTTTTATTGCTCACCCCGTGGAGGATTATATTTTTGATCTCAACATTTCCAAGCTCGAAGGCATGGAGGAAATTAACAAAAAATCACTGGCCCAGGAATCCGGTGTTGAAAAGTATCGTTTCAAGGGAACTGATAAAATTGCCGGTTTCGCCCATGTCCCTCTTACGGGCTGGCGATTAGTGGTCACCCAGAATGAATCTGAATTTTTAGCCCCGGTGGTTACCATCCGGAATATGGTTCTTGCTGCCGGCGCCATCTTCCTGGTGTTAACCGTATTGGCGATACTCTGGTTTGTTAAAGGCATTATGGGGCTTTTGGGCCATGACCCCTCTGAAATTGCCAAGGTGGCCAACCAGATTGCTGCCGGTGATTTGACCTATGAGTTTCCCACCACCGGCAAAGCACTCACCGGGGTGTATGCCAGTATGCAGCAGATGACAAATAATTTAAAACATATGTTCAATGACATTTCCCAGGGAATTCATACATTGACATCTTCTTCCACCGAGCTGTCGGCGGTTTCCAAGGAGATGACGGCAGGGGCAGAAAAGTCATCCCAGAAGGCAAATAACGTCTCCTCGGCTGCAGAGGAGATGGCAACGGCAATGAACAGTGTTGCGGCCGCCACGGAACAGACAAGCGCCAATCTGCAGATGATCGTTGCTGCTACAGAAGAGATGTCGGTCACGATCAATGAAATTTCATCAAATACGGCCAAAGGAAGTCAAACAACCGGTCAGGCGGTTGAAAAAGCCGAGCATATTTCCAGTAAAGTGGATGATTTAGGCCGGGCCGCAGCCGAAATCAGCAAAGTGACCGAAGCCATCGCTGATATTTCCGAACAGACAAACCTTTTGGCATTGAACGCCACCATAGAGGCGGCAAGAGCCGGTGAAGCCGGCAAGGGGTTTGCCGTGGTGGCCGGTGAAATTAAGGAGCTTGCAAAGCAGACCGCCCTGGCAACCGACGAAATCGGCCAGAGAATTGGTGAAGTGCAGTCAACCACCACGGAATCGGTCAACGCAATCAAAGAGATAGTCGAGATCATTGACGATGTCAATTCCATCGTGACATCTGTTGCCACTGCCATTGAAGAGCAGTCTGCCACAACCCAGGAAATTTCCAATAATGTCAGCCAGGCCGCAGCCGGTGTTCAGGAGGTCAATGAAAATGTTACCCAGACGTCCGTTGTCGCAGGAGAGGTGACCGAAGATGTTCACCATGTCAGCGAGTCTGCAGACGAGATCTCGGCCGGAAGCGTGCATATAAACGAGAGTGCCCTGGAATTATCCAAGCTGTCGGAAAGTCTCAATGAGATGGTCAGCCGGTTTAAGCTGTAG
- a CDS encoding Hpt domain-containing protein, whose product MDFRNIELFLNIDTNEAQKLGRLLADTLASDLEKIRDGLRDSDAPSIGFAAHSIKGASGNLGFEKLSLLAADIEMRSRAGRLEGVPDLISEMQRLLEKLEASLAGR is encoded by the coding sequence ATGGATTTTCGCAATATTGAGTTGTTTCTGAACATTGATACCAACGAAGCCCAAAAACTGGGGCGTCTTCTGGCCGATACCCTGGCGTCTGATCTGGAAAAGATCCGCGACGGTCTGCGGGATAGCGATGCACCGTCCATTGGTTTTGCGGCCCATTCCATAAAGGGCGCGTCCGGAAATTTGGGATTTGAAAAACTGTCTCTCCTGGCTGCGGATATTGAGATGCGTTCCCGGGCCGGGCGGCTTGAGGGGGTGCCGGATTTGATTTCGGAAATGCAGCGCCTATTGGAGAAACTTGAAGCCAGCTTGGCAGGACGATGA
- a CDS encoding fused response regulator/phosphatase — protein sequence MADAYSILVVDDNRLNLVLIEKVLTKEGYVALLADNGPDARRIAAQKHPDLILLDIEMPGEDGFQVIKKLKNDAATVTIPVLFLTGVSEVDVKLKGFELGAVDYILKPFHPQEVLARVRIHLKLSIATNSLVQDQARKLREVSQAQNAMLPSPEDFPDAGFSVFYKPLEEAGGDFYDILNISKQITGYFLADSSGHDIKTSYATASVKALLTQNCTPVYSPRESMKMINDVLVEILPGEKYLTACYMHLNRGTRIMTLVNAGHPPVVYMPKGKKPFFIGVQGDILGMFADATFGLKKISVNDGDRFFIYSDGLVESTQKKISWVAGMNGLLSAFNGLDKIALSQIPDVLISRLFHGEPIPEDDIVLLCIEV from the coding sequence ATGGCTGACGCATATTCCATACTTGTGGTCGACGATAATCGATTGAATCTTGTGCTTATTGAAAAAGTGCTGACCAAGGAGGGGTATGTTGCGCTTTTGGCGGACAATGGGCCGGATGCCAGGCGTATCGCTGCCCAAAAACATCCCGACCTGATATTGCTGGACATTGAGATGCCCGGTGAAGACGGATTCCAAGTCATTAAAAAGTTAAAAAATGATGCAGCCACCGTCACCATCCCCGTGCTCTTTTTAACGGGTGTCTCCGAGGTGGATGTCAAATTAAAGGGGTTTGAGCTTGGGGCCGTGGATTATATCCTCAAGCCCTTTCATCCCCAGGAGGTCCTGGCCCGGGTGCGGATTCACCTTAAACTTTCCATCGCCACCAACTCTTTGGTGCAGGATCAGGCCAGAAAACTGCGCGAGGTCAGCCAGGCCCAAAATGCCATGCTGCCGAGCCCCGAAGACTTTCCCGATGCCGGATTCAGTGTTTTTTATAAGCCATTGGAAGAGGCCGGTGGGGACTTTTATGATATTTTAAATATTTCAAAGCAGATCACCGGATATTTTCTGGCCGACTCCTCGGGGCATGACATTAAAACCTCGTATGCGACGGCATCCGTTAAAGCGCTCTTGACCCAGAACTGCACCCCGGTCTATTCGCCCAGGGAAAGCATGAAAATGATCAATGATGTGCTTGTGGAAATTTTGCCCGGGGAAAAATATCTGACCGCATGCTACATGCACCTGAATCGCGGCACAAGGATCATGACCCTGGTGAATGCAGGGCATCCCCCGGTGGTTTATATGCCCAAGGGTAAAAAACCTTTTTTTATTGGTGTCCAGGGTGATATTCTGGGCATGTTTGCCGATGCCACCTTTGGGCTGAAAAAAATTTCAGTGAATGACGGGGATCGATTCTTTATTTATTCAGATGGTCTGGTGGAATCCACACAAAAAAAAATTTCATGGGTGGCCGGGATGAACGGGCTTTTATCTGCCTTTAACGGATTGGATAAAATAGCGCTTTCCCAAATTCCGGATGTGCTGATTTCCCGTCTTTTCCATGGTGAGCCCATACCCGAGGATGATATCGTTCTTTTATGCATTGAGGTGTGA
- a CDS encoding ATP-binding protein: MPSFPDVYEFREDGDRVLIRFSSSMGHIDTACAAVLLYLRSKGPKFFPHLFAVNLGMREAMANAVRHGNKYDVAKFVFMELDISKDPWLRMKISDQGPGFKWMQVQDQVAPDEADHGRGMSIMKTYFDRFSYNEKGNILYLEKQIL; encoded by the coding sequence ATGCCTTCTTTTCCAGATGTTTATGAGTTTAGGGAGGACGGAGATCGTGTCCTTATACGATTTTCTTCCTCCATGGGACATATTGATACGGCCTGTGCCGCAGTGCTTCTATATCTTCGATCCAAGGGTCCCAAATTTTTTCCCCATTTGTTTGCCGTGAATTTAGGTATGCGAGAGGCCATGGCCAATGCTGTGCGACATGGGAATAAATACGATGTGGCTAAATTTGTTTTCATGGAACTGGATATCAGTAAGGACCCATGGCTTCGTATGAAAATTTCAGATCAGGGGCCCGGGTTTAAGTGGATGCAGGTCCAGGATCAAGTCGCGCCGGATGAGGCGGACCACGGCAGGGGCATGAGTATCATGAAAACCTACTTTGACCGGTTCAGCTACAATGAAAAGGGCAATATCCTCTACCTTGAAAAACAGATTTTATAA
- the phoU gene encoding phosphate signaling complex protein PhoU, producing MSSQLTRAMHKIKKEILSLGALVEDRFKKTIYAIKTDDIDQATRIIETDYLVDAQEVEVEEECLKTLALYHPVATDLRLITAVIKINNDLERIADYAANIARRFKKSGQRSNPFQYDYTPMAEQAAKMLKLSLDALVSLDGNIAYQVREMDAKVNAMRNEAFDVMKSAIRKDPEKVDEIINMYLISRHIERVGDHTKNIAEEVIYLIEGEIIRHS from the coding sequence ATGAGCAGTCAGCTTACCCGCGCCATGCACAAGATTAAAAAGGAGATTTTATCCCTGGGTGCACTGGTGGAAGACCGGTTTAAAAAAACCATATATGCCATTAAAACAGACGATATTGATCAGGCCACCCGGATCATTGAAACCGATTATCTGGTGGACGCCCAGGAGGTTGAGGTTGAAGAGGAGTGCCTGAAAACCCTTGCCCTGTATCACCCGGTGGCAACGGACTTAAGACTTATTACCGCTGTGATTAAGATCAACAACGACCTTGAACGTATTGCCGATTATGCGGCCAACATCGCCCGGCGGTTTAAGAAGAGCGGCCAGCGATCAAATCCCTTTCAATATGACTACACCCCCATGGCCGAACAGGCGGCAAAAATGTTGAAACTCAGTCTGGATGCCCTTGTCAGCCTGGATGGAAACATCGCTTATCAGGTTAGGGAGATGGACGCAAAGGTCAATGCCATGCGCAATGAAGCCTTTGATGTCATGAAGAGTGCCATACGAAAAGATCCGGAAAAGGTTGATGAAATTATCAATATGTACCTTATTTCACGGCATATTGAACGGGTGGGCGATCACACTAAAAATATTGCAGAGGAAGTCATTTACCTGATAGAAGGTGAGATTATCCGGCATTCTTAG
- a CDS encoding response regulator, with protein sequence MSKETILIVDDEEDILELIKFNLKGEGYNILQAMTGEEAIKIAKQSGPDLMVLDLMLPGIDGLEVTRYLKKNDATTDIPIVMLTAKGEESDIITGLELGANDYISKPFSPRELTARIRAILRRRQKNNAEAPVRVRQEGDMVIDRAKHRVSIEGKIVELTLSEFELLSFLAEKKGWVFTRGQIVDAIHGENYAVTERSIDVIIVGLRKKLGSYSSCIETVRGVGYRFKE encoded by the coding sequence ATGTCCAAAGAGACCATATTGATTGTTGATGACGAAGAAGACATTCTTGAGCTGATCAAATTTAATCTTAAGGGCGAGGGCTACAACATTCTTCAAGCCATGACCGGGGAAGAAGCCATTAAAATTGCCAAACAGTCCGGTCCGGATCTCATGGTGCTTGATCTTATGCTGCCCGGCATTGACGGGCTTGAGGTCACCCGGTATTTGAAAAAAAACGATGCCACCACGGATATTCCCATTGTGATGCTCACGGCCAAGGGCGAGGAGTCCGACATTATCACCGGTCTGGAACTTGGGGCCAATGATTACATATCCAAACCGTTCAGTCCAAGGGAGCTTACGGCCCGGATTCGCGCCATTTTACGCCGCCGCCAGAAAAATAATGCCGAAGCCCCGGTCCGTGTTCGTCAGGAAGGTGATATGGTCATTGACCGGGCCAAACACCGGGTCTCCATTGAAGGTAAAATCGTTGAACTGACCTTGTCTGAATTTGAACTGCTCTCCTTTCTGGCAGAGAAAAAGGGCTGGGTGTTTACCCGGGGGCAGATTGTGGACGCCATTCATGGGGAAAATTATGCCGTGACCGAGCGCAGTATTGATGTTATTATCGTTGGATTGCGCAAAAAACTGGGTAGCTATTCATCCTGCATTGAAACGGTTCGGGGGGTGGGGTATCGTTTTAAGGAATAG
- a CDS encoding ATP-binding protein, which translates to MFRKKIKLIWRIFPSFLVITLLSLAVEAWYSTSYFKNFFLETAERELTARAILLQDVFGHFMYVGGHPHAEVDALCKKLGKKVQTRITIVLHSGEVIGDSFARVETMENHRNRPEIQKAFSGEKSVAIRYSDTLDKNMMYIAMPLAYSGADAAVIRTSASISAIDAKIEDMRNSIALVLVLTTVAAALASLYVSRRIARPVEKMRQGAQAFSTGDLTSQLSIPDTEELSQLAQAMNYMAAELNKKIMDVQNRSRELEAVHASMEEGVIAISGQEQIITINKAGAKIFDFPPETLKTKHVLEVARNYDLQVFLTRALTTAEPVEDDIVIDADERMVLNIHSTALYDIHDARMGTLIIFRDITRIRLLETMHKDFAANVSHELKTPLTTIKGFIETLQQMTADGEETAPESSAQFVRFLGIIEKNVNRMVHLIDDLLALSRLERLKGTDIQLETHPLADSIHKVARFCADRAQSLGISMDIHCPDTIAGMVDPTLIEQAVYNLVDNALKYSGEGTSITIHAELKDEIMEIQVKDTGPGIDASHLPKIFNRFYRVDKGRSRDQGGTGLGLAIVKHIVQYHNGRIDVESRRGKGTCFTMKIPVATEKESVSA; encoded by the coding sequence ATGTTTCGTAAAAAAATAAAGCTGATTTGGCGGATTTTTCCATCATTTCTTGTTATTACGCTTTTATCTCTGGCCGTTGAAGCCTGGTATTCCACCAGTTATTTTAAAAACTTTTTTCTTGAAACTGCCGAGCGTGAACTCACGGCCAGGGCAATCCTGTTACAGGACGTGTTTGGGCATTTCATGTATGTGGGAGGCCACCCTCACGCCGAGGTTGATGCCCTATGTAAAAAACTGGGGAAAAAAGTTCAGACCCGCATTACCATTGTTCTCCATTCAGGAGAGGTGATCGGAGACTCCTTCGCCAGGGTAGAGACCATGGAAAACCACAGGAATCGGCCTGAAATACAGAAGGCGTTTTCCGGGGAAAAGAGTGTGGCCATACGCTACAGCGACACCCTGGATAAGAATATGATGTATATTGCCATGCCGCTTGCTTACAGCGGGGCTGATGCCGCTGTGATCCGAACGTCGGCTTCTATTTCGGCTATTGATGCCAAAATTGAGGATATGCGCAACTCCATTGCCCTGGTCCTGGTGTTGACCACCGTGGCGGCAGCCCTGGCAAGTTTGTATGTTTCAAGGCGTATTGCCAGGCCTGTGGAAAAGATGCGCCAGGGGGCCCAGGCATTTTCCACTGGCGACTTGACCAGCCAATTGTCTATTCCTGATACCGAAGAGCTGTCCCAGCTGGCCCAGGCCATGAATTATATGGCCGCCGAACTCAATAAAAAGATCATGGATGTCCAGAACCGCAGCCGGGAGCTTGAAGCTGTCCACGCAAGTATGGAAGAAGGGGTCATCGCCATCAGCGGCCAGGAGCAGATTATTACCATCAATAAGGCCGGGGCTAAAATATTTGACTTTCCGCCGGAAACGCTGAAAACAAAACATGTGCTTGAGGTCGCCAGAAATTATGATCTGCAGGTGTTTTTGACAAGAGCCCTTACCACTGCCGAACCTGTGGAAGATGACATTGTCATTGATGCAGATGAGCGCATGGTGCTCAATATCCATTCCACCGCCTTGTATGACATCCATGATGCGCGCATGGGCACCCTGATTATTTTCCGTGATATTACCCGGATCAGGCTGCTTGAAACCATGCACAAGGATTTTGCGGCAAATGTTTCCCACGAATTAAAAACGCCTTTAACCACAATCAAAGGGTTTATTGAGACGCTTCAGCAGATGACGGCAGACGGGGAAGAAACGGCCCCGGAGTCCTCAGCGCAGTTCGTCCGATTCCTTGGGATCATTGAAAAAAATGTGAACCGGATGGTCCACCTGATTGACGACCTTCTGGCCCTGTCACGGCTGGAGCGGCTGAAAGGTACCGACATCCAGCTTGAGACTCATCCTTTGGCCGATTCGATCCACAAGGTCGCCAGGTTCTGCGCCGACCGGGCTCAGTCTCTGGGGATATCAATGGACATCCACTGCCCGGACACCATCGCCGGAATGGTGGACCCCACACTCATTGAGCAGGCTGTGTATAATCTGGTGGATAATGCCCTGAAGTACAGCGGTGAGGGAACATCCATTACCATTCATGCCGAACTTAAAGACGAGATTATGGAGATCCAGGTTAAAGATACGGGCCCGGGCATTGATGCCAGCCATCTGCCAAAGATCTTCAACCGGTTTTACCGGGTGGACAAAGGCCGAAGCCGGGACCAGGGGGGGACGGGCCTGGGGCTGGCCATTGTCAAACACATTGTCCAGTACCACAACGGCCGCATTGATGTGGAGAGCCGCCGGGGAAAAGGGACCTGCTTTACCATGAAGATCCCTGTGGCGACTGAAAAGGAATCGGTTTCAGCCTAA
- a CDS encoding HAMP domain-containing protein, whose amino-acid sequence MATGTPIFSKKRKQSGRSYDQALHGTGHEGFTKGMIGAYLMVGVDSLPPNMGMYLVSTDAWTKDDGWPGNPIGTLFRSFVPFSRFKHKIYIHNELITDTFYTSLSGSIPILDKNNETIALLGVDYSVGAELNKLIRLKWFCVALILCSVILSFLLSFIISVFLNSSLKSLIEGTRNIGKGDFQTRIAVPSNDEFGILAQEINNMTQNLQKVTVSKGKLELEIIQRKQLQKEKQKVIEDLEIALDEIKTLKGIVPICANCKKIRDDKGYWNHLESYIEKHSDASFSHGICPECLEALYGKEQWYIKMKKKKRMHNTGNILNES is encoded by the coding sequence ATGGCCACCGGTACCCCAATCTTTTCGAAAAAACGCAAACAAAGTGGCCGAAGTTATGATCAAGCCCTTCACGGGACTGGTCATGAGGGATTTACAAAAGGCATGATCGGGGCATATCTTATGGTCGGCGTGGATAGCCTGCCTCCCAATATGGGTATGTACCTTGTATCTACAGACGCTTGGACGAAGGATGATGGATGGCCGGGAAATCCCATTGGTACTTTATTTCGATCTTTTGTTCCATTTTCAAGATTCAAGCATAAAATATATATTCACAATGAATTGATCACTGATACTTTTTACACATCCTTATCAGGAAGTATTCCGATATTAGACAAAAATAACGAAACAATTGCCTTGCTTGGTGTAGATTATTCCGTTGGGGCTGAGTTGAACAAATTGATCAGATTAAAATGGTTTTGCGTTGCCTTGATACTTTGCAGCGTTATCCTATCCTTTCTACTCTCTTTTATCATATCTGTTTTCCTTAACAGCTCCCTCAAATCACTGATAGAAGGTACGAGAAATATCGGGAAGGGCGATTTTCAAACTCGAATCGCAGTCCCTTCCAATGATGAGTTTGGCATTCTGGCCCAAGAGATCAACAACATGACCCAAAACCTTCAAAAGGTAACAGTATCCAAGGGTAAACTTGAACTTGAAATCATACAAAGAAAGCAGCTTCAAAAAGAAAAACAAAAGGTGATTGAGGATCTTGAAATAGCCCTGGACGAAATTAAAACCTTAAAAGGCATTGTCCCAATTTGTGCCAATTGTAAAAAAATCCGTGATGATAAAGGGTATTGGAATCACCTCGAATCGTATATCGAGAAACACTCTGATGCTTCTTTTAGCCATGGCATATGCCCAGAGTGTTTAGAGGCGCTTTATGGCAAAGAACAATGGTATATTAAGATGAAAAAAAAGAAGCGTATGCACAATACTGGGAATATATTAAACGAATCCTAA
- a CDS encoding amidohydrolase family protein: MIIDVHTHLFFQDIADNRAPFFEGEPEFTLLYDSPKSKITTASQLIETMDTHQVDVSFIFGFPWRHPEYAKRNNDAIIEAVTAHPKRLRGLACFDLAWEGGAKEAERCIDAGLSGVGELAFYLSGIDDRAIRFLTPVMEVLQAKGNLPCMIHTNEPVGHHYPGKTPITLGQIDHLARSFPDNKIILAHWGGGIFFYHVMKRQMKERLKNVWYDTAASVFLYAPQIYDMAVSAGVLDKILFGTDYPLLTPDRYYKDLDQAQLTLEQKQMVLGENARALFPDVH; encoded by the coding sequence GTGATTATTGATGTTCATACCCATCTTTTTTTCCAGGACATTGCAGATAACAGGGCTCCGTTCTTTGAGGGGGAGCCTGAATTTACACTTTTATATGATTCTCCAAAGTCCAAAATCACAACGGCGTCCCAACTGATAGAGACCATGGACACGCATCAGGTGGATGTATCCTTTATTTTCGGATTTCCATGGCGTCACCCGGAATACGCAAAACGAAACAATGATGCGATCATTGAGGCGGTCACGGCCCACCCCAAACGGTTGCGGGGTCTGGCCTGTTTTGACCTGGCCTGGGAAGGTGGTGCAAAAGAGGCGGAACGTTGTATTGATGCAGGGCTTAGCGGTGTGGGGGAACTGGCCTTTTACCTGTCCGGCATTGACGACCGGGCCATCCGGTTTTTGACACCTGTGATGGAAGTACTTCAGGCCAAGGGGAATTTACCGTGTATGATCCATACCAACGAGCCTGTGGGTCATCACTATCCGGGGAAAACACCGATTACCCTTGGGCAAATTGATCATCTGGCCCGAAGTTTTCCAGACAATAAAATCATCCTTGCCCACTGGGGCGGAGGCATCTTCTTTTACCACGTCATGAAGCGCCAGATGAAAGAACGGCTTAAAAACGTCTGGTATGATACGGCTGCATCCGTATTTCTTTATGCCCCGCAGATCTACGACATGGCGGTCAGCGCCGGGGTTCTGGATAAAATTTTGTTCGGCACGGATTACCCCCTGCTCACCCCTGACAGGTACTACAAGGACCTTGACCAGGCACAACTGACATTAGAACAAAAACAGATGGTGCTCGGAGAAAATGCCCGAGCATTGTTCCCGGACGTACATTAA
- a CDS encoding bifunctional precorrin-2 dehydrogenase/sirohydrochlorin ferrochelatase has translation MKKTNRQYILNPLLKQGRIRDEVMDYYPIFLDVKDRNCLVAGGGAVGTRKALGLARAGARVTVVSLGFSDKLLNPALGAITRKEKEFEDSDLDGMSLAFAATDNMQLNARIRQAAQKRNILCNIADGRDKGDFILPAVVDRGDLLFAVSTCGASPALSRRLRMAIESDFGPEYGVLATLLGRIRAVLLAKGHDPKGHRKIFRALLDADLPEKIAAGQTRQINAVLAKVLDEGFCLETLMPDFNTREL, from the coding sequence TTGAAAAAAACTAATAGGCAATATATATTAAACCCCCTGCTCAAACAAGGGCGAATAAGGGATGAGGTGATGGATTACTATCCGATTTTTTTAGATGTTAAAGACAGAAACTGCCTTGTGGCCGGCGGCGGGGCTGTGGGAACTCGAAAGGCCTTGGGCCTTGCCCGGGCAGGTGCGCGGGTGACCGTGGTCAGCCTTGGGTTTTCAGATAAATTGTTAAATCCGGCCTTGGGCGCCATCACCCGAAAAGAAAAAGAATTTGAAGATTCGGATCTGGACGGCATGAGCCTGGCTTTTGCCGCCACAGATAACATGCAGTTAAATGCCAGGATACGCCAGGCTGCACAAAAGAGAAATATATTGTGCAACATTGCCGACGGCCGGGACAAAGGGGATTTTATCCTGCCGGCCGTGGTGGACAGAGGTGATCTGTTGTTTGCCGTATCTACCTGCGGTGCAAGTCCGGCCCTTTCAAGACGCCTGCGTATGGCCATTGAATCAGATTTCGGGCCGGAATACGGCGTACTTGCCACCCTTCTCGGCCGCATCAGAGCCGTTTTACTGGCGAAGGGACATGATCCCAAGGGCCACCGTAAAATTTTTCGTGCCCTGCTTGATGCTGATTTGCCCGAAAAGATTGCCGCAGGACAAACCAGGCAGATTAATGCCGTGCTTGCCAAGGTGCTGGATGAGGGGTTTTGCCTTGAAACGCTTATGCCCGATTTCAATACCAGGGAGTTGTAA